In Cyprinus carpio isolate SPL01 chromosome A1, ASM1834038v1, whole genome shotgun sequence, the following proteins share a genomic window:
- the LOC109055596 gene encoding uncharacterized protein LOC109055596 isoform X1, whose product MSDASADDYDGFQAQFTNIMETILQTAVREATKLYDGTLQRLKAELVQLRQENVITKTGDSSSQNTKRLSEAGRTGNVSKHRDIGVQCEKPTFVDRGCSPLQFIGQRLNVGDITSDKLIDLCASEDGNRQLALLLVKQEPQETECNSYAPGYFLLKQEGAEPILVRREPNKDTMERVVIPPALQTITRHHSNQGGKSPRPVTTSSCSRRVDSCGQKPNQTIQPIQGTSKRTLENTESLSSQNKRQNASAPAQTSTSSVLPNSTQTPASTVNLSVPMIELSGTPSVPQTKPTASLVHRRPNPKPNPQTSNQTVVPQKEGSNICQNTYLNPFPPSQVLVAAPHSPKQRPQALVSHAEKTLSTIASLNQANEPLTQCSSQFTQPPFFPPQSIKTPAQEVTSQVHTVVPSGHVPVAAAPNTLPSVQDRILSTGLVPPQSQVFALPQIMPAHSVPSSPSFQFPLVLPHNPVQATPPSYLPMHIPFSSPHIPVNGVQGSVSLNPPQPPLTQSQYPPQSDQFSSSPDHFFPPPDDTPSLLESLDTLHLHSPVVITPQDAPEQAPMHHFQPSGQFAPLLTLKEQQAATSANVVLGRVPIPSLNTSASPVDNFEADVPFSSCCTERNDKDLSEDDDTPTLQSRLRKQRKICSKSRQIDPADEDGTLLVKDKRVVQVQNELISETPHSGSNNANQLLPKLSGKTLQRNTKCPQCGRVLSNASALENHMRLHTGERPYTCSQCGKAFPSVRGLNRHMKVHAEEKRYQCDECGKSFVYHFTLTKHQLIHSGERPFPCKVCGKRFLAKADRATHMRMHTGEKPFSCTLCGKKFKHRVALNMHMQGHRGEKRYVCPHCEKGFVDLGNFKRHKLIHTGERPFECKECGKRFTQSAHLKKHVNTQHVT is encoded by the exons ATGTCCGATGCGAGCGCGGACGATTATGACGGGTTTCAGGCCCAGTTCACAAACATAATGGAAACAATTTTACAGACTGCTGTCAGGGAAGCGACAAAACTTTATGATGGCACTTTGCAGCGCTTGAAAGCGGAATTGGTGCAGCTGAGACAAGAGAATGTCATCACGAAGACAGGCGATTCATCCAGCCAGAACACAAAGAGACTATCTGAAGCTGGGAGGACTGGAAATGTCTCTAAACATCGTGATATTGGCGTGCAGTGTG AAAAGCCCACATTTGTGGACCGTGGATGCAGCCCCCTTCAGTTTATAGGACAACGTCTTAATGTGGGAGACATTACCAGTGATAAACTCATAGATCTGTGTGCCAGTGAGGATGGAAACAGACAGCTTGCATTGCTACTCGTCAAACAAGAG CCTCAAGAGACTGAATGCAACAGCTATGCACCAGGATACTTTTTACTAAAGCAAGAGGGTGCTGAACCAATACTGGTGCGCAGAGAGCCAAATAAGGACACCATGGAAAGGG TTGTGATACCGCCAGCATTGCAAACCATAACTAGGCACCATAGCAACCAAGGAGGAAAGTCACCACGACCAGTGACTACTTCCTCTTGTAGTCGCAGAGTGGATTCCTGTGGTCAAAAACCCAATCAGACTATACAACCCATCCAAGGTACATCTAAAAGGACACTGGAAAACACTGAAAGCTTGTCTTCCCAAAACAAAAGACAGAATGCCAGTGCACCAGCACAGACATCCACTTCTTCAGTACTTCCCAATTCGACCCAGACTCCTGCTTCCACTGTTAACTTGTCTGTGCCAATGATTGAGCTGTCTGGCACTCCATCAGTACCTCAAACCAAACCAACAGCTTCATTAGTTCACCGTCGACCAAACCCAAAGCCAAACCCTCAAACATCAAACCAGACAGTAGTCCCTCAGAAAGAGGGGTCAAATATCTGTCAAAACACCTACCTAAATCCTTTTCCCCCAAGCCAAGTCTTAGTAGCGGCGCCTCATTCCCCAAAACAGAGACCTCAGGCATTGGTTTCACATGCTGAGAAAACTCTTTCAACCATTGCCTCGCTAAACCAGGCCAATGAACCATTAACCCAGTGTTCATCTCAATTTACACAACCACCATTCTTTCCACCACAATCCATCAAAACACCAGCCCAAGAGGTGACATCACAAGTACACACTGTCGTGCCATCAGGACACGTTCCTGTCGCAGCAGCTCCAAATACCCTTCCATCAGTCCAGGATCGGATTCTCTCAACCGGTCTTGTTCCCCCTCAATCCCAAGTTTTTGCATTGCCACAGATAATGCCAGCACATTCTGTGCCTTCAAGTCCATCATTCCAGTTCCCTTTGGTTCTGCCACACAATCCAGTTCAGGCGACGCCACCTTCTTATCTGCCAATGCATATTCCATTTAGTTCTCCGCACATTCCAGTTAACGGAGTTCAGGGATCTGTCTCCTTAAACCCACCTCAACCTCCTCTTACGCAATCTCAATATCCGCCACAATCTGATCAGTTTTCCTCTTCTCCAGACCATTTTTTTCCTCCACCTGATGATACGCCAAGTTTGCTTGAATCTCTTGATACTTTGCATTTGCACTCACCCGTTGTGATAACGCCACAAGATGCCCCGGAGCAGGCACCCATGCACCATTTTCAGCCATCTGGGCAGTTTGCGCCTCTGCTAACACTGAAGGAGCAACAAGCTGCCACTTCAGCTAACGTTGTTTTAGGGCGAGTACCCATTCCATCCTTAAATACCTCTGCGTCTCCAGTTGACAACTTCGAAGCAGATGTACCATTTTCCTCATGTTGCACAGAGAGAAATGACAAAGACCTCTCGGAAGATGATGACACCCCTACACTCCAGTCTAGACTGAGAAAACAGAGAAAGATTTGCTCCAAATCCAGACAAATAGATCCTGCAGATGAGGACGGCACTCTTTTGGTCAAGGATAAGAGGGTGGTTCAGGTACAGAATGAATTGATTAGTGAAACACCACATTCTGGCTCTAATAATGCAAATCAGCTATTACCAAAACTTTCGGGCAAAACACTGCAGAGAAATACGAAGTGTCCCCAGTGTGGAAGGGTCCTCAGCAATGCATCTGCCTTGGAGAACCACATGAGACTTCATACAGGCGAAAGACCTTATACCTGTTCCCAGTGTGGAAAAGCATTTCCTAGTGTACGAGGTCTTAACCGGCACATGAAGGTCCATGCAGAGGAGAAGCGGTATCAGTGTgatgagtgtggaaagagttttgtatACCACTTTACCCTTACCAAACATCAGCTCATTCACTCTGGAGAAAGGCCATTTCCTTGTAAAGTTTGTGGAAAGAGGTTTTTGGCCAAGGCAGACCGGGCTACCCATATGCGAATGCACACTGGCGAGAAGCCATTCTCTTGCACTCTATGTGGGAAGAAGTTTAAACATAGAGTCGCTCTGAATATGCATATGCAGGGACATAGAGGAGAGAAACGCTACGTCTGCCCCCACTGTGAAAAGGGATTTGTGGATCTAGGCAATTTTAAAAGACACAAGCTCATCCACACAGGGGAAAGACCGTTTGAGTGCAAGGAATGTGGGAAACGCTTTACACAATCGGCCCATCTCAAGAAACATGTCAACACACAACATGTtacatga
- the LOC109055596 gene encoding fez family zinc finger protein erm-like isoform X2, whose amino-acid sequence MERVVIPPALQTITRHHSNQGGKSPRPVTTSSCSRRVDSCGQKPNQTIQPIQGTSKRTLENTESLSSQNKRQNASAPAQTSTSSVLPNSTQTPASTVNLSVPMIELSGTPSVPQTKPTASLVHRRPNPKPNPQTSNQTVVPQKEGSNICQNTYLNPFPPSQVLVAAPHSPKQRPQALVSHAEKTLSTIASLNQANEPLTQCSSQFTQPPFFPPQSIKTPAQEVTSQVHTVVPSGHVPVAAAPNTLPSVQDRILSTGLVPPQSQVFALPQIMPAHSVPSSPSFQFPLVLPHNPVQATPPSYLPMHIPFSSPHIPVNGVQGSVSLNPPQPPLTQSQYPPQSDQFSSSPDHFFPPPDDTPSLLESLDTLHLHSPVVITPQDAPEQAPMHHFQPSGQFAPLLTLKEQQAATSANVVLGRVPIPSLNTSASPVDNFEADVPFSSCCTERNDKDLSEDDDTPTLQSRLRKQRKICSKSRQIDPADEDGTLLVKDKRVVQVQNELISETPHSGSNNANQLLPKLSGKTLQRNTKCPQCGRVLSNASALENHMRLHTGERPYTCSQCGKAFPSVRGLNRHMKVHAEEKRYQCDECGKSFVYHFTLTKHQLIHSGERPFPCKVCGKRFLAKADRATHMRMHTGEKPFSCTLCGKKFKHRVALNMHMQGHRGEKRYVCPHCEKGFVDLGNFKRHKLIHTGERPFECKECGKRFTQSAHLKKHVNTQHVT is encoded by the exons ATGGAAAGGG TTGTGATACCGCCAGCATTGCAAACCATAACTAGGCACCATAGCAACCAAGGAGGAAAGTCACCACGACCAGTGACTACTTCCTCTTGTAGTCGCAGAGTGGATTCCTGTGGTCAAAAACCCAATCAGACTATACAACCCATCCAAGGTACATCTAAAAGGACACTGGAAAACACTGAAAGCTTGTCTTCCCAAAACAAAAGACAGAATGCCAGTGCACCAGCACAGACATCCACTTCTTCAGTACTTCCCAATTCGACCCAGACTCCTGCTTCCACTGTTAACTTGTCTGTGCCAATGATTGAGCTGTCTGGCACTCCATCAGTACCTCAAACCAAACCAACAGCTTCATTAGTTCACCGTCGACCAAACCCAAAGCCAAACCCTCAAACATCAAACCAGACAGTAGTCCCTCAGAAAGAGGGGTCAAATATCTGTCAAAACACCTACCTAAATCCTTTTCCCCCAAGCCAAGTCTTAGTAGCGGCGCCTCATTCCCCAAAACAGAGACCTCAGGCATTGGTTTCACATGCTGAGAAAACTCTTTCAACCATTGCCTCGCTAAACCAGGCCAATGAACCATTAACCCAGTGTTCATCTCAATTTACACAACCACCATTCTTTCCACCACAATCCATCAAAACACCAGCCCAAGAGGTGACATCACAAGTACACACTGTCGTGCCATCAGGACACGTTCCTGTCGCAGCAGCTCCAAATACCCTTCCATCAGTCCAGGATCGGATTCTCTCAACCGGTCTTGTTCCCCCTCAATCCCAAGTTTTTGCATTGCCACAGATAATGCCAGCACATTCTGTGCCTTCAAGTCCATCATTCCAGTTCCCTTTGGTTCTGCCACACAATCCAGTTCAGGCGACGCCACCTTCTTATCTGCCAATGCATATTCCATTTAGTTCTCCGCACATTCCAGTTAACGGAGTTCAGGGATCTGTCTCCTTAAACCCACCTCAACCTCCTCTTACGCAATCTCAATATCCGCCACAATCTGATCAGTTTTCCTCTTCTCCAGACCATTTTTTTCCTCCACCTGATGATACGCCAAGTTTGCTTGAATCTCTTGATACTTTGCATTTGCACTCACCCGTTGTGATAACGCCACAAGATGCCCCGGAGCAGGCACCCATGCACCATTTTCAGCCATCTGGGCAGTTTGCGCCTCTGCTAACACTGAAGGAGCAACAAGCTGCCACTTCAGCTAACGTTGTTTTAGGGCGAGTACCCATTCCATCCTTAAATACCTCTGCGTCTCCAGTTGACAACTTCGAAGCAGATGTACCATTTTCCTCATGTTGCACAGAGAGAAATGACAAAGACCTCTCGGAAGATGATGACACCCCTACACTCCAGTCTAGACTGAGAAAACAGAGAAAGATTTGCTCCAAATCCAGACAAATAGATCCTGCAGATGAGGACGGCACTCTTTTGGTCAAGGATAAGAGGGTGGTTCAGGTACAGAATGAATTGATTAGTGAAACACCACATTCTGGCTCTAATAATGCAAATCAGCTATTACCAAAACTTTCGGGCAAAACACTGCAGAGAAATACGAAGTGTCCCCAGTGTGGAAGGGTCCTCAGCAATGCATCTGCCTTGGAGAACCACATGAGACTTCATACAGGCGAAAGACCTTATACCTGTTCCCAGTGTGGAAAAGCATTTCCTAGTGTACGAGGTCTTAACCGGCACATGAAGGTCCATGCAGAGGAGAAGCGGTATCAGTGTgatgagtgtggaaagagttttgtatACCACTTTACCCTTACCAAACATCAGCTCATTCACTCTGGAGAAAGGCCATTTCCTTGTAAAGTTTGTGGAAAGAGGTTTTTGGCCAAGGCAGACCGGGCTACCCATATGCGAATGCACACTGGCGAGAAGCCATTCTCTTGCACTCTATGTGGGAAGAAGTTTAAACATAGAGTCGCTCTGAATATGCATATGCAGGGACATAGAGGAGAGAAACGCTACGTCTGCCCCCACTGTGAAAAGGGATTTGTGGATCTAGGCAATTTTAAAAGACACAAGCTCATCCACACAGGGGAAAGACCGTTTGAGTGCAAGGAATGTGGGAAACGCTTTACACAATCGGCCCATCTCAAGAAACATGTCAACACACAACATGTtacatga